A single window of Streptomyces xanthii DNA harbors:
- a CDS encoding serine/threonine-protein kinase translates to MSSEPGRDRTRTIAGRYRLVDPIGEGGMGTVWRARDEVLGREVAVKEVRPPAGLPGPELDRMYARLEREAWAAARVSHRNVITLYDVATDEGRPWIVMELVRGVSLADQLDAEGPMSPQRAAHVGAEVLAALRAAHEAGVLHRDVKPGNVLLANDGRVVLTDFGIARVEGTQALTMTGEVVGSPEFLAPERALGRTPGPESDLWSLGVLLYAAVEGHSPFRQDTPLSTLRAVVDDELPPPHRAGPLTPVLEGLLRKEPGERTGAEQAEHDLRIVGAGGTLRSGPVHAAPTATATRLGTHREPPGPPTPPGGTAPMASATTPPTGSFGPSRTRRRVSLALAAGLVVLLVGVGTLTYALMNGDDDGGSGGASGGGSSASEVVRGGSTAEDRSPTSSGGRSSAAGGGGSAGGGYTTRPAQSVRVVVHAVRGSYSGPCPPTAAEAPAFSATITVGRTPAEVRFRWVTRDGEASEPGWQTLSFPAGGALSRTVETTETAYEEGGTLHNEISVRVDRPVAATSNSVAYSVTCDVVTPTTSGATTASPAY, encoded by the coding sequence GTGAGCTCGGAGCCGGGCAGGGACAGAACGCGGACGATCGCGGGCCGGTACCGGCTGGTCGATCCGATCGGCGAGGGCGGCATGGGCACCGTCTGGCGCGCCCGGGACGAGGTGCTCGGGCGCGAGGTCGCGGTGAAGGAGGTCCGGCCCCCGGCCGGGCTGCCGGGGCCCGAGCTGGACCGGATGTACGCGCGGCTGGAGCGGGAGGCCTGGGCGGCCGCCCGCGTCTCGCACCGCAACGTGATCACCCTGTACGACGTGGCGACCGACGAGGGCCGGCCGTGGATCGTCATGGAGCTGGTGCGCGGCGTCTCGCTCGCCGATCAGCTCGACGCGGAGGGTCCGATGTCGCCGCAGCGCGCGGCGCACGTCGGCGCGGAGGTCCTGGCGGCGCTGCGGGCCGCGCACGAGGCCGGGGTGCTGCACCGGGACGTCAAGCCGGGGAACGTGCTGCTGGCGAACGACGGCCGGGTCGTGCTGACCGACTTCGGCATCGCGCGGGTCGAGGGGACGCAGGCGCTGACGATGACCGGCGAGGTCGTCGGCTCGCCCGAGTTCCTCGCGCCGGAGCGGGCACTGGGCCGCACGCCGGGCCCCGAGTCCGACCTGTGGTCGCTCGGCGTGCTGCTATACGCGGCCGTCGAGGGGCACTCGCCGTTCCGTCAGGACACCCCGCTGAGCACGCTGCGGGCCGTCGTGGACGACGAGCTGCCGCCACCGCACCGGGCGGGCCCGCTGACCCCGGTCCTGGAGGGGCTGCTGCGCAAGGAGCCGGGCGAGCGGACCGGTGCGGAGCAGGCCGAGCACGACCTGCGGATCGTCGGGGCGGGCGGCACGCTGCGCTCGGGACCCGTGCACGCGGCGCCCACGGCGACGGCCACGCGCCTCGGCACGCACCGGGAGCCGCCCGGCCCGCCGACCCCGCCGGGCGGCACCGCCCCGATGGCCTCGGCGACGACTCCGCCCACCGGCTCCTTCGGCCCCTCGCGCACCCGCCGCCGCGTCTCGCTCGCCCTGGCGGCGGGCCTCGTGGTCCTGCTGGTCGGGGTGGGAACCCTCACGTACGCGCTGATGAACGGGGACGACGACGGCGGTTCGGGAGGGGCGTCCGGCGGCGGGAGTTCGGCGTCGGAGGTGGTGCGGGGCGGCTCCACGGCAGAGGACCGGAGCCCCACGAGCAGCGGCGGTCGCAGCAGCGCCGCGGGAGGCGGCGGTTCGGCCGGCGGCGGGTACACGACGCGTCCGGCGCAGTCGGTACGGGTCGTCGTGCACGCGGTGCGCGGGAGTTACTCGGGTCCGTGTCCGCCGACTGCCGCGGAGGCGCCCGCGTTCTCGGCGACGATCACGGTGGGGCGGACGCCGGCCGAGGTGCGGTTCCGCTGGGTGACGCGGGACGGGGAGGCCTCGGAGCCGGGCTGGCAGACCCTGAGCTTCCCGGCGGGCGGTGCGCTGAGCCGGACCGTGGAGACGACGGAGACCGCCTACGAGGAGGGCGGGACGCTGCACAACGAGATCTCGGTGCGGGTCGACCGCCCGGTCGCCGCGACGTCGAACTCGGTGGCGTACTCCGTGACGTGCGACGTGGTGACCCCCACGACGAGCGGGGCCACCACAGCTTCACCTGCGTACTGA
- a CDS encoding SGNH/GDSL hydrolase family protein translates to MRRTRIAAYVTSLLFAATAVLTGAATAQAAGTGYVALGDSYSSGVGAGSYDSASGSCKRSTKAYPALWAASHSPASFNFVACSGAVTGDVLNNQLGPLNSSTGLVSISIGGNDAGFADVMTTCVLYSESTCVNRVNQARAYVTSTLPAKLDAVYQAIKAKAPSARVVVLGYPRFYQLDGSCIAGLSETERSAINGAADLLDNTIAGRVSAAGLTFGDVRTTFTGHEICSGSSWLHSVNWTNIGESYHPTATGQSSGYLPVLTSKA, encoded by the coding sequence ATGAGACGTACCCGTATTGCGGCTTACGTTACATCGCTCCTCTTCGCCGCGACCGCCGTCCTCACCGGGGCGGCGACCGCACAGGCCGCGGGCACCGGCTACGTGGCGCTCGGCGACTCCTACTCCTCCGGGGTGGGCGCCGGCAGCTACGACAGCGCCAGCGGTTCGTGCAAGCGCTCCACCAAGGCCTACCCGGCCTTGTGGGCGGCGTCGCACTCGCCCGCCAGCTTCAACTTCGTGGCCTGCTCCGGCGCGGTCACGGGCGACGTGCTGAACAACCAGCTGGGTCCGCTCAATTCGAGCACCGGCCTCGTCTCCATCAGCATCGGAGGCAATGACGCCGGCTTCGCCGACGTCATGACGACCTGTGTGCTCTACTCCGAGTCCACCTGCGTCAACCGTGTCAACCAGGCGCGTGCGTACGTGACCTCGACCCTGCCCGCCAAGCTCGACGCCGTGTACCAGGCGATCAAGGCCAAGGCCCCGTCGGCCCGTGTCGTGGTCCTCGGCTACCCGCGCTTCTACCAGCTCGACGGCTCCTGCATCGCGGGCCTCTCCGAGACCGAGCGGTCGGCCATCAACGGCGCCGCCGACCTGCTCGACAACACGATCGCCGGCCGCGTCTCCGCCGCGGGCCTCACCTTCGGCGACGTACGGACCACGTTCACCGGCCACGAGATCTGCTCCGGCTCCTCCTGGCTGCACAGCGTGAACTGGACCAACATCGGCGAGTCCTACCACCCGACCGCCACCGGCCAGTCGAGCGGCTACCTGCCCGTCCTCACCTCCAAGGCCTGA
- a CDS encoding ABC transporter permease: MSAILYDGTAVLGRHLQRIRRAPALLILTQTMPVTLLLFFGYVFGSAMAMPGADYRAFLVPGMLVATAANGIMTGMFAAAQDAHRGVMDRFRTLPMSRAAVPLGQAVADLLTTAAGLVPMVLVGLAMGWRIEGGPLPALGAFGLLLLFRFATTWLGILLGLASKSEEAAGQLGSATFMLPLLSNAYLPTAGMPGWVRTVAEWNPISAVCTALRDLFGNAPVPHGASWPVAHPVAGSLVWCGVLLAVCVPLAVRRYARG, from the coding sequence ATGAGCGCGATCCTGTACGACGGCACGGCGGTGCTCGGCCGCCATCTCCAGCGGATCCGGCGGGCGCCGGCCCTGCTGATCCTGACCCAGACGATGCCGGTCACCCTGCTGCTGTTCTTCGGGTACGTGTTCGGCAGCGCCATGGCGATGCCGGGCGCGGACTACCGGGCCTTCCTGGTGCCGGGAATGCTGGTGGCGACGGCGGCCAACGGCATCATGACCGGCATGTTCGCGGCCGCGCAGGACGCGCACCGGGGCGTCATGGACCGCTTCCGCACCCTGCCGATGAGCCGGGCCGCCGTGCCGCTGGGGCAGGCGGTCGCCGACCTGCTGACGACGGCCGCGGGTCTGGTGCCGATGGTGCTGGTGGGGCTGGCGATGGGCTGGCGGATCGAGGGCGGCCCGCTGCCCGCGCTCGGCGCGTTCGGACTGCTCCTGCTGTTCCGGTTCGCCACGACGTGGCTGGGGATCCTGCTCGGCCTCGCTTCCAAGAGCGAGGAGGCGGCGGGGCAGTTGGGCAGCGCCACGTTCATGCTGCCGCTGCTGTCGAACGCGTACCTGCCGACCGCCGGGATGCCCGGCTGGGTGCGCACGGTCGCGGAGTGGAACCCGATCAGCGCGGTGTGCACGGCGCTGCGCGACCTGTTCGGGAACGCGCCGGTGCCGCACGGGGCGAGCTGGCCGGTGGCTCACCCGGTGGCCGGATCACTGGTGTGGTGCGGGGTGCTGCTCGCGGTGTGCGTGCCGCTCGCGGTGCGGCGCTACGCACGGGGCTGA
- a CDS encoding ATP-binding cassette domain-containing protein has product MTSTYAVLSEGLEKRFGSGAKAVHAVRGLDLAVREGTVCGLLGPNGAGKTTAVRLLTTLLRPDAGSARVAGHDIATQAHAVRRSIGVTGQYASVDGDLSGRENLRLFAKLLRAPRARADELLDRFELADAADRPVRTYSGGMRRRLDLAASLLTRPAVLFLDEPTTGLDPHSRNGIWDAVRELAAAGTTVLLTTQYLEEADLLADEIVLIDEGRAAHTGTPAELKARIGSYAEVVLAEDAGAQALHAAAVVLDQLTGARPELDAERRTAGALVLDPAVTLPRVVRELDAAGVPLVDASLRPPTLDEVFLRLTAARPTLTEAAA; this is encoded by the coding sequence ATGACTTCTACGTACGCTGTACTTAGTGAAGGTCTGGAGAAGCGCTTCGGCTCCGGCGCGAAGGCCGTGCACGCCGTGCGGGGCCTGGACCTGGCGGTGCGCGAAGGCACCGTGTGCGGTCTGCTCGGCCCGAACGGGGCGGGCAAGACGACGGCGGTCCGCCTGCTGACGACGCTGCTGCGGCCGGACGCGGGCTCCGCGCGTGTCGCGGGGCACGACATCGCCACGCAGGCGCACGCGGTGCGCCGCAGCATCGGCGTGACGGGCCAGTACGCCTCGGTCGACGGCGACCTGTCGGGCCGGGAGAACCTGCGGCTGTTCGCGAAGCTCCTGCGCGCACCCCGCGCCCGCGCCGACGAGCTGCTCGACCGGTTCGAGCTGGCGGACGCCGCGGACCGGCCGGTCCGCACGTACTCGGGCGGCATGCGACGCCGGCTCGATCTGGCGGCGAGCCTGCTCACCCGGCCCGCCGTGCTGTTCCTGGACGAGCCGACGACGGGCCTCGACCCGCACAGCAGGAACGGGATCTGGGACGCGGTGCGCGAGCTGGCCGCCGCGGGGACGACGGTCCTGCTGACCACCCAGTACCTGGAGGAGGCCGATCTGCTCGCGGACGAGATCGTGCTGATCGACGAGGGCCGCGCCGCCCACACGGGCACACCCGCCGAGCTGAAGGCCCGGATCGGTTCCTACGCGGAGGTCGTCCTCGCGGAGGACGCGGGCGCGCAGGCCCTGCACGCGGCTGCCGTCGTCCTGGACCAACTGACCGGTGCACGGCCCGAGTTGGACGCGGAGCGGCGCACGGCCGGGGCGCTCGTCCTGGATCCGGCCGTGACCCTGCCCCGTGTGGTGCGCGAGCTGGACGCGGCGGGGGTCCCGCTGGTCGACGCGAGCCTGCGCCCGCCCACGCTCGACGAAGTGTTCCTGCGGCTGACGGCCGCCCGACCCACCCTGACGGAGGCCGCGGCATGA
- a CDS encoding TetR/AcrR family transcriptional regulator: MAGRAAEPEVIWARPERAGRGPRPAHSRADIAAAAVRVADAEGIEQVSMRHVAADLGMGTMSLYNYVPRKEDLYELMVDAVSGEYDYPEPSGDWRADVLGLAHQMRAMMLRHPWLPRLMSPVYGFSPNALTYLEYSLRCLDPLDRPYGAKMELIASLNGVVTTYVANEIATAERTRSLPWSAEQEQAVRIGYLGAQVASGRYPRLAAAFTEDSGPIDLEAVFDRALRRTIEGFVAAPS, from the coding sequence ATGGCGGGCCGAGCGGCCGAACCCGAAGTGATCTGGGCGCGCCCCGAGCGTGCCGGGCGGGGCCCGCGGCCCGCGCACAGCAGGGCCGACATCGCGGCGGCGGCCGTACGGGTCGCCGACGCCGAGGGCATCGAGCAGGTGTCCATGCGGCACGTCGCCGCCGACCTCGGCATGGGCACGATGTCGCTCTACAACTACGTCCCCCGCAAGGAGGACCTGTACGAGCTGATGGTGGACGCCGTCAGCGGGGAGTACGACTACCCCGAGCCCAGCGGCGACTGGCGGGCCGACGTCCTCGGGCTGGCCCACCAGATGCGCGCGATGATGCTCCGCCACCCCTGGCTGCCCCGGCTGATGTCACCGGTCTACGGCTTCAGCCCGAACGCGCTGACGTACCTGGAGTACAGCCTGCGCTGCCTCGACCCGCTGGACCGGCCCTACGGCGCCAAGATGGAGCTGATCGCGTCCCTCAACGGCGTCGTCACGACCTACGTGGCCAACGAGATCGCCACCGCCGAACGCACCCGGTCCCTGCCCTGGAGCGCCGAGCAGGAGCAGGCCGTGCGGATCGGCTACCTCGGCGCGCAGGTCGCCTCCGGCCGCTACCCCCGGCTCGCCGCCGCGTTCACCGAGGACTCCGGGCCGATCGACCTGGAAGCCGTGTTCGACAGGGCGTTGCGCCGCACGATCGAGGGGTTCGTGGCCGCGCCGTCCTGA
- a CDS encoding type ISP restriction/modification enzyme, protein MPGVTNDGLSHALPLPDLMPWSVAPLRLGRSWPVAPDAASLKARWERFVGAQAQERALLLEPSRARTLHSPAAQLPGQRTGTEPLARAAGPCPEPVRLLHGPFDEQWLIPDQRLLDAARPELWRVAGERQLYLVEQGHVPDAAGPAVLASAVLPEGRSPAGRPGRIRPLYRRPDGTEPNVTPGLLTHLSGTYDREVGAEELLAWVLAVAVRDAGGCRVPLTTDPELWERGVALGRRLLWLARRGGGGAERPKLPGGRRPYVRSALPARPGELVYEREEEALVVGEGRISPVPAAAWDFTVGGVRVIEQWFARRTAPAEPGTLAAVRPATWPQSWTSELLELVTVLALQAELEPECEELRGNLGAEPLTADELARARVLPVPDGARRPASVLDHQEEGPGGQFALM, encoded by the coding sequence ATGCCGGGCGTGACGAACGACGGGCTCTCGCACGCACTGCCGCTCCCGGACCTCATGCCGTGGTCCGTCGCGCCCCTGCGGCTGGGCCGCAGCTGGCCGGTCGCGCCGGACGCCGCGTCGCTGAAGGCCCGCTGGGAGCGGTTCGTCGGGGCGCAGGCGCAGGAGCGCGCCCTGCTGCTCGAACCGTCCCGGGCCCGGACGCTGCACTCCCCCGCCGCTCAACTCCCCGGTCAGCGCACGGGCACCGAGCCGCTGGCCCGCGCGGCGGGCCCGTGCCCGGAGCCGGTGCGGCTGCTGCACGGGCCGTTCGACGAGCAGTGGCTCATCCCCGACCAGCGACTCCTGGACGCCGCGCGCCCCGAGCTGTGGCGCGTGGCCGGCGAGCGCCAGCTGTACCTCGTGGAGCAGGGCCACGTGCCGGACGCCGCCGGGCCCGCCGTGCTCGCGTCCGCGGTGCTGCCGGAGGGCCGCTCCCCCGCGGGCCGCCCGGGCCGCATCCGCCCCCTGTACCGCCGGCCCGACGGCACCGAGCCGAACGTGACGCCGGGCCTCCTGACGCATCTGTCCGGCACCTACGACCGGGAGGTGGGCGCCGAGGAGCTGCTGGCCTGGGTGCTCGCGGTCGCGGTGCGGGACGCGGGCGGATGCCGGGTGCCGCTGACCACCGACCCGGAGCTGTGGGAGCGCGGGGTCGCTCTGGGCCGCAGGCTGCTGTGGCTGGCGCGGCGCGGCGGTGGTGGCGCCGAGCGCCCCAAGCTGCCGGGCGGGCGCCGCCCGTACGTCCGTTCCGCACTGCCCGCCCGCCCCGGGGAGCTGGTGTACGAGCGCGAGGAGGAGGCCCTGGTCGTGGGTGAGGGGCGGATCTCGCCGGTGCCCGCCGCGGCCTGGGACTTCACGGTGGGCGGGGTGCGGGTGATCGAGCAGTGGTTCGCGCGGCGCACGGCGCCGGCCGAGCCGGGCACGCTCGCGGCGGTGCGCCCCGCGACGTGGCCGCAGTCGTGGACGTCCGAGCTGCTCGAACTCGTCACGGTGCTCGCCCTCCAGGCCGAACTGGAGCCGGAGTGCGAGGAGTTGCGCGGGAACCTCGGTGCGGAGCCGCTCACCGCCGACGAACTGGCGCGGGCCCGGGTGCTGCCGGTGCCGGACGGCGCGCGCCGCCCCGCCTCGGTCCTGGACCACCAGGAGGAGGGCCCGGGCGGCCAGTTCGCCCTGATGTGA
- a CDS encoding GntR family transcriptional regulator — translation MTSFAPDSIVLNRKLPLWYQVSQSLRASILGRSPQDPLRLPTEEQLAAHYGVSVLTMRQALKELEDEGLITRHRRRGTFIEPAARRGAPVRLLGSVDAIVAQQSGMTTRLLDHDRSAPVPTALAEHFPGAEHVAAYHRLRCDEKTGEPTNHARNYLRPDLGPLVDPADLERWPMTKVLRDVVGVRISRITDSVEARLADPETARLLEVPLLSPILHYTGITYDEAGRVLDVAVIHYRGDRFSFTVTLDAD, via the coding sequence ATCAGGTGTCGCAGTCCTTGCGCGCCTCCATACTCGGCAGATCCCCCCAGGACCCGCTCCGCCTGCCCACCGAGGAACAGCTCGCGGCCCACTACGGGGTCTCCGTGCTCACGATGCGCCAGGCCCTGAAGGAGCTGGAGGACGAGGGCCTGATCACCCGGCACCGCCGCCGCGGCACGTTCATCGAGCCGGCGGCCCGCCGGGGCGCCCCGGTCCGCCTGCTGGGCTCGGTGGACGCGATCGTGGCCCAGCAGTCGGGCATGACGACCCGCCTGCTCGACCACGACCGCTCCGCCCCGGTGCCCACCGCCCTCGCCGAGCACTTCCCCGGCGCCGAGCACGTGGCCGCGTACCACCGGCTGCGCTGCGACGAGAAGACGGGCGAGCCGACCAACCACGCCCGCAACTACCTGCGCCCCGACCTCGGCCCCCTCGTCGACCCGGCCGATCTGGAGCGCTGGCCGATGACGAAGGTGCTGCGGGACGTCGTGGGCGTGCGCATCAGCCGGATCACGGACTCGGTGGAGGCCCGCCTCGCCGACCCGGAGACGGCCCGGCTGCTCGAAGTGCCGTTGCTGAGCCCGATCCTGCACTACACGGGCATCACCTACGACGAAGCGGGCAGGGTCCTGGACGTCGCGGTGATCCATTACCGCGGCGACCGCTTCTCGTTCACGGTGACGCTGGACGCCGACTGA